The Quercus robur chromosome 7, dhQueRobu3.1, whole genome shotgun sequence genome has a segment encoding these proteins:
- the LOC126691285 gene encoding serine/threonine-protein phosphatase 7 long form homolog: MTITLQDIVILTGLPIDGNAVCGPINLTWSTECRNLLGVTPPETALKFGGLKITWVRDTFSNLPEGANAITTQQHARAYMFQVLALLFGNKSQSRLHCCFLKLLDDFGVAGEYSWGSATLAYLYKELCTAAIKKSMEIAGPVFILQLWAWEHLPYLTPIPINPTNLNGDDPYGCRWDTKRTFTHTPTHVLRSYRSNHDTHNNKQVVWTPYDNYMHPWCLVERNIWTTTAPLLCFQIVEYYHPERVMQQFGLLQRCPRWPTDNLDKSVHCVKLTGKSTVNWRRQHDQYYERWNMRAELLVGDDHFDSSVDYATWYQQNGHLFTTPEAAAHIYQQTEVNKMLNLAVANQQRNDLTAQQVLPPIVEGLT, translated from the exons ATGACTATAACTCTACAGGATATAGTAATCCTTACAGGATTGCCTATTGATGGCAATGCAGTGTGCGGGCCAATAAATTTGACTTGGAGTACAGAATGCCGTAATTTACTTGGGGTGACACCACCTGAAACAGCATTGAAATTTGGTGGCCTTAAAATAACATGGGTAAGGGATACATTCTCAAACCTACCAGAGGGTGCCAATGCTATAACAACCCAACAGCATGCTAGGGCATACATGTTTCAGGTTTTGGCTTTACTATTTGGAAATAAGAGCCAAAGTAGATTGCATTGCTGCTTTCTCAAGCTGTTAGACGACTTTGGTGTAGCTGGGGAATATAGCTGGGGTAGTGCTACACTAGCTTACCTTTATAAAGAGCTGTGTACTGCTGCTATTAAAAAAAGCATGGAGATTGCAGGTCCTGTTTTCATATTACAATTATGGGCGTGGGAGCATCTTCCATATCTGACCCCAATTccaataaatccaacaaatttaaatggCGACGACCCATACGGTTGCAG GTGGGATACCAAAAGAACATTCACTCATACACCAACGCATGTTTTGCGTTCATACCGTTCTAATCACGATACACATAATAATAAACAG GTTGTTTGGACACCATACGATAACTATATGCATCCATGGTGTCTTGTAGAAAGAAATATATGGACTACAACAGCGCCATTGCTGTGCTTCCAAATTGTAGAGTATTACCACCCAGAAAGAGTCATGCAACAGTTTGGGTTGTTACAAAGATGTCCAAGGTGGCCTACAGACAATTTGGATAAATCTGTGCATTGTGTAAAGTTGACTGGAAAGTCCACTGTCAATTGGAGAAGGCAACATGACCAATACTACGAGCGTTGGAATATGCGAGCTGAACTTCTAGTTGGAGATGACCATTTTGATTCAAGTGTGGACTACGCAACATGGTACCAGCAAAATGGTCATCTATTCACAACACCAGAGGCGGCTGCCCATATATACCAG CAAACTGAGGtcaataaaatgttaaatttagcTGTTGCAAATCAACAGAGGAATGATCTCACAGCACAGCAAGTCCTTCCACCAATAGTAGAGGGCCTTACTTGA